A single region of the Pelobates fuscus isolate aPelFus1 chromosome 4, aPelFus1.pri, whole genome shotgun sequence genome encodes:
- the CCT5 gene encoding T-complex protein 1 subunit epsilon — protein sequence MSAMGTLAFDEYGRPFIIIKDQDRKSRLSGLDALKSHIMAAKAVANTLRTSLGPNGLDKMMVDQDGQVTVTNDGATILGMMDVDHQIAKLMVELSKSQDDEIGDGTTGVVVLAGALLEEAEKLLDRGIHPIRISDGYEQAARVAIENLDKISDSFPFDPNNVEPLIQTAMTTLGSKIINRCHRHMAEIAVNAILTVADMDRKDVDFELIKVEGKAGGKLEDTQLIKGVIVDKDFSHPQMPKEVKDAKIAILTCPFEPPKPKTKHKLDVTSVEDYKLLQKYEKEKFIEMVKQIKDTGANLAICQWGFDDEANHLLLQNELPAVRWVGGPEIELIAIATGGRIVPRFCELTPEKLGYAGIVKEISFGTTKDRMLVIEQCKNSRAVTIFIRGGNKMIVEEAKRSLHDALCVIRNLVRDNRVVYGGGASEISCALAVSQAADKCPSLEQYAMRAFADALEVIPMSLAENSGMSPIQTMTEVRAKQVKENNPALGIDCLHKGTNDMKLQHVIETLIGKKQQISLATQVVKMILKIDDVRQPGEIEE from the exons TCTCATATTATGGCAGCAAAAGCAGTTGCAAACACCTTGAGAACATCGCTTGGCCCCAATG GTCTTGACAAGATGATGGTGGACCAGGATGGTCAGGTTACTGTAACTAATGATGGAGCAACAATCCTAGGAATGATGGATGTAGATCATCAAATTGCAAAGCTAATGGTAGAGTTATCCAAGTCACAAGATGATGAAATTGGTGATGGCACCACTGGAGTTGTGG TTCTTGCAGGAGCTCTGCTTGAAGAAGCTGAGAAGTTGTTGGATCGTGGAATTCACCCCATCAGGATTTCTGATGGATATGAGCAGGCTGCACGTGTTGCTATTGAGAACTTAGATAAGATCAGTGACAGTTTTCCTTTTGATCCTAATAATGTAGAACCACTTATTCAAACCGCAATGACGACTCTTGGCTCAAAAAT TATCAATCGATGCCACAGACATATGGCAGAGATTGCTGTGAACGCTATTCTAACAGTTGCTGACATGGACCGCAAAGATGTAGACTTCGAACTCATTAAAGTTGAGGGCAAAGCTGGGGGTAAACTTGAAGACACACAGCTAATCAAAGGTGTGATTGTGGACAAGGATTTCAGCCACCCACAAATGCCAAAG GAAGTTAAAGATGCTAAAATTGCTATCCTCACTTGCCCATTTGAACCACCTAAACCCAAGACTAAGCATAAGCTTGATGTAACTTCTGTAGAGGATTATAAATTACTTCAGAAATATGAAAAGGAAAAGTTCATTGAGATGGTAAAACAA ataaaagacactggtGCAAACCTTGCAATATGCCAGTGGGGTTTTGATGATGAAGCCAATCATTTATTATTGCAAAATGAGCTCCCTGCTGTTCGATGGGTTGGGGGTCCTGAAATAGAG TTAATTGCTATTGCAACTGGAGGCCGTATTGTTCCACGATTCTGTGAACTAACGCCTGAAAAACTTGGTTACGCTGGTATTGTGAAAGAAATTTCTTTTGGTACAACCAAGGATCGAATGCTTGTTATTGAGCAATGCAAAAACTCTAGGGCTGTGACTATTTTCATAAGAGGAGGAAACAAAATG ATTGTCGAAGAAGCTAAGCGTTCACTTCATGATGCTTTGTGTGTCATTCGCAACTTGGTCCGCGACAACCGTGTCGTTTATGGTGGTGGAGCTTCTGAAATATCTTGTGCGTTAGCAGTGAGCCAAGCTGCCGATAag TGCCCATCGTTGGAACAGTATGCAATGAGAGCTTTTGCTGATGCTTTGGAGGTTATTCCTATGTCACTTGCTGAGAACAGTGGCATGAGTCCTATTCAGACAATGACTGAAGTACGGGCCAAGCAAGTCAAAGAAAACAATCCCGCACTAGGCATAGATTGCCTGCACAAGGGTACTAATG ACATGAAGCTGCAGCATGTTATTGAAACCTTGATTGGCAAAAAGCAGCAAATTTCTCTTGCTACACAAGTGGTTAAAATGATTTTGAAAATTGACGATGTCCGTCAGCCCGGTGAAATAGAAGAATGA